A window of Streptomyces sp. Je 1-332 genomic DNA:
GAGTCCGGCGCGGACGTCGCCCGTCTGTTGGTCGACTCGCCGCAGGTGCCCGTCATCAGCTTCACCGGCAGCACGGCCACCGGACGGCTCATCGCCCAGGGCGCCGCGGCCCACTTCAAGCGGGTGGGTCTGGAGCTGGGCGGCAAGACCCCTCACCTGGTCTTCGCCGACGCGGACATCGAGGCCGCACTGGCCACGGCCGTCGCGTCGTGCACCGTCTTCGCCGGGCAGTTCTGCATGACCGGCAGCCGGGTCCTCGTCCAGCGGGAGATCGCGGACGAGTTCACCGCGGCGCTGGCCCAGCGTCTGGGGAACGTGCGTCCGGGCCCGGCCGTCGACCCCGGGAGCCAGATCGGACCCCTGATCGACAAGGCCTCGGTGGCCCGCGTCGACGCCGCCGTGGAGGCGGCGATCGCGGCCGGCGCCAAGCCGATCGTCCGCGGCGGCCCGAGCACCCGGCCCGAGCTGGCGGGCGGTGCCTTCTACCACCCCACTCTGCTCGCGGTTGCCGACTCCTCGCTCCCCATCGTCCAGGAGGAGACCTTCGGCCCGGTGCAGACGATCCAGGTCTTCGACACCGAGGCAGAGGCCGTCGGGCTCGCCAACGACACCCAGTACGGGCTCAGCGCCTGCATCTGGAGTCGTGACGCGGACCGGCCGTTGCGCGTGGCTCGGCAGCTGGACGCGGGCCTGATCTCCGTCAACAGCTGGGCCAACCTGACCGTCGAGTTCGAGGAAGGCGGGTTCAAGTCCAGCGGCGTGGGGCGGCTCGGCGGCCTGGCGTCCGTGGAGGACTTCCTGGAGCACAAGCAGATCACCCAGGACTACGCTCCGACCCACTGAGACCGCGCGCCGCTGGCACCGGTGACTCCGGTGACTCCGGTGGCCACTCAACCCTTGCTGTTATAACATATAGCGCCTAGGCTCAGAGCCCGGCGGCGCCCGATCCCGGGGCTCAGGGCCCCCGATCCGGAGTCGCCGGCTCTTCCCGCGAAGTGCGCGTTGTCGTTCGCCACGCGCAGTCCTCTGTGCGCGGCAGCTGGAACCCACCCCTGGCAGGAGGCCGACAGATGGCCCAACAGCGCAACCTTCAAACGTTCGAGGTAGACGGACACAAGATCACGGCCCTCACCGCGGGCCCCGCCGAACCGACCGGTAAGCCGCTGATCGCCGCGCTTCACGGCGGCACCTACACGGCGCACTATTTCGACGTCGAAGGCTCACCCGAGGGCTCCTTCCTCGATGTCGCCACCGCGCACGGCTACCCGGTGGTCGCCTTCAACCGTCCGGGCTACGGCGGCAGCACTCCTCTCGATCCTGACTCCAACGCCTTCGAACGGCATGCGGAGTTGCTGGGTGACGCCGTGGCGCAGGCGGCCACACGTCTCGCGGCCGACAGCGTGCTGCTGGTCGGCCATTCGATCGGCGGCATGATCGCCCTGATGATCGCCGCCTCCTCTCCCGGGTTTCCTTTGATCGGCGTTTCGGCGACCGGGATGGGCGCCGTCATCCCGAGCGGCGGGGCGGCCGAAGCCCTCGGATCCCTTCCTCCGGACGAGACCGTGGACCTGCCTCACGAAGAGCGCGACAAGGTGATGTTCGGCCCCGCACACACCTACCGCGACGAAGGCCTGCGCGAAGCGCAGGACTCTTACGCGCCCGTTCCCGTACGGGAGTTGGTCCAGGCGCCGCAATGGCCCAAGCGGCATCTGCCCACCGTCGCCCCGCAAGTCCGCGTCCCCGTGCACAACGCGCTCGCCGAGTTCGACGCCCTGTGGGACAGCAGCCCGGAGAACGTCGCGCGGTTCGCCGCACAGTTCACGGCGGCCCCCTTCGTCGACGCGGCCGTCGCGCGCGGAACGGGCCACTGCATCGACCACCACGTATTGGGCTTCGCGCTCCACCTGCGGCAACTCGCGTTCGCCGAGGAGTGTGCGGTCTGGGCCGCGGCGCGGCAGAGGACCGGGAACGAGAACTGATGCCCTCCACCGAAGAGCAGCGCCTGCCGCGAAGGGTAAGAGTCCTGGTCGCCGGTGGCGGCCCGGTCGGCCTGTCGGCCGCCGTGGAGCTGGGGCGACGCGGTGTCGAGTGCCTCGTCGTGGAGCCGCGCCCCACCGCCTCCAGGGCCCGTCCCCGCTGCAAGACGCTCAACGTACGCACGATGGGGCATCTGCGCCGCTGGGGCCTGGCGGACCGGCTCCGGGACCGCGCCCCGCTGGCCACGTCCTGGTCGCAGGATGTCGTGTTCTGCACCTCTCTGAGCGGC
This region includes:
- a CDS encoding aldehyde dehydrogenase family protein; protein product: MRPENTARHWIDGEWVASARSSESVNPATGEVIGTYADADAEVGQRAIDAACRAFKEGDWRLDPMVRATALSHLADAYAARMDEVIETLCLENGKLRREAGFESHFILRALRFAAGLAVQPHGRVTDTQPGRQAMSIRQPVGVAGIVVPWNSPAYLCIRALAPALAAGCTAVVKMPGLAARTAALMSEILDSVPELPKGVVNVVVESGADVARLLVDSPQVPVISFTGSTATGRLIAQGAAAHFKRVGLELGGKTPHLVFADADIEAALATAVASCTVFAGQFCMTGSRVLVQREIADEFTAALAQRLGNVRPGPAVDPGSQIGPLIDKASVARVDAAVEAAIAAGAKPIVRGGPSTRPELAGGAFYHPTLLAVADSSLPIVQEETFGPVQTIQVFDTEAEAVGLANDTQYGLSACIWSRDADRPLRVARQLDAGLISVNSWANLTVEFEEGGFKSSGVGRLGGLASVEDFLEHKQITQDYAPTH
- a CDS encoding alpha/beta hydrolase gives rise to the protein MAQQRNLQTFEVDGHKITALTAGPAEPTGKPLIAALHGGTYTAHYFDVEGSPEGSFLDVATAHGYPVVAFNRPGYGGSTPLDPDSNAFERHAELLGDAVAQAATRLAADSVLLVGHSIGGMIALMIAASSPGFPLIGVSATGMGAVIPSGGAAEALGSLPPDETVDLPHEERDKVMFGPAHTYRDEGLREAQDSYAPVPVRELVQAPQWPKRHLPTVAPQVRVPVHNALAEFDALWDSSPENVARFAAQFTAAPFVDAAVARGTGHCIDHHVLGFALHLRQLAFAEECAVWAAARQRTGNEN